The genomic stretch CAAGTATGGGGTCCGTCTTCGGATTCCTATCAGAGGGCGTCTTGAAGCTTCTATAAATCCTTCTTGCTATCTGAATGTTCGATTTGTATTCCATCCGTTTCTCTCCGTATGCAAAAAATCCTTTTTGTATATTTGAAATTATAATCAAAGATATGAATTTTTAAAAGCGAAAAAATCTCTTGCTGTATAGCACCGCAAAAAGCGCTTTATAATTTCATTAAAATTACATATTTACATTATTGTAATTGGATATTTATATTTAGATTATTTTATATTTATTTTCTTGAAATATATATTTAAATCAATTATATTATATTTAAAAAATAAAATATGAATATATGCAATTAATAGGAGATTGCAATGAAAAAAATCCAAAGAAAAAAGCAAATAGTTTTTATCGCTTCCTTCCTCTTGATCTTTCTTATATGTGTTCTCTTGATGATGGGTGGGAGCTTCTTTGCGGAAAATGATGCGAAGATCGCGCAGGATCTCCTGGAAAAAATGGCCTCTGTTCCGGCAGATACGCGTCTCAGCGTCATCATCCAATATGATGGTGAGCCTCAAAGCCAGGATTTCACCCAACTAGGCTTGCTTGGAGCCACTCTTCTAAAAGAACTTCCTCTGATCGACGCCCTGAATGCGGAGATCAGTGCAGACAGGATATCGGAATTGGCCCAGTCAACGCGCGTAAAGCGGGTCTCTCCCGATCGGGAAGTCCATGCCTGCCTTAACATCGCGTCGCCTACAGTGGGCTCTAATAGCTCTATAACTTATTACAATCTGACGGGAAGAGGGGTCACAGTTGCCGTTCTCGATTCTGGGATCGTACCAAGTAAAGAAGAATTGACGACTTCGGATGGAAGGAGCCGGGTCGTCGCAAACATCGACTTCGTCAACGAGGGAACTCAACTCGGGTTTGATTATTACGGTCACGGCAGTTACGTCTCCGGGATCATAGGGATGAAAACGCATCTTGATCAATCCGGGAATATCATCCTGACCGGGATAGCTCCTGAAGCCAGCATCGCCTCTGTGAAAGTGCTCGATTCCATGGGTAGAGGCAAAGTGAGTTCAGTCATCGAGGGGATTCAGTGGTGCGTTGAACATGCAGGCATGTTCAACATCAGGATCTTGAACCTTTCGCTATCTCATCCTATCTACGAATCATGCACAACTGATCCGCTTACCCTGGCATGCGAGAAAGCCTGGAATTCAGGTCTTGTTGCCGTAGTCGCTGCTGGCAACCACGGGGAAGATCAACATGGATATGGCACCATCGGCAGCCCGGGAAACGACCCGTTCGTCCTGACAGCAGGAGCAACCGACGACCTCGATTCTACCAGTCGGAGCGATGATATCCTCCCGTCTTTCAGTTCAAAAGGACCGGCGCTGCAGGACTACATTTTAAAACCGGATATTATGGCTCCCGGAACTTCTGTATTTTCCGTCAGGGCTTCCGGTTCCTATCTCGATACGACATATCCTGCCAACCGCGTCTCGCTCGATGGCATATCATATCCATACTTCCAATTGAACGGGACAAGTGTGGCAGCAGCCATCGTCAGCGGGACAGCGGCATTGATGATCGAGAAGGAGCCCTCACTGACTCCATCCACGGTTAAGGCAAGGCTCATGAAAAGTGCCGATAAAGCCTTCCATGCTGATATCTACACGAGAGGAGCGGGATATCTCAACATCGTTTCGGCTCTCCTTGAATCTGGAGTGGCAGTATCAAGCAAATCTCCCAGAGTGTTGCAGACAACTACGGGTGTCAGCGTTGAAGAGATCAACTGGGGTTCCGGTGGCTTCTGGGAAGAACATTGGATTTGGGGAGATGAAATCAGCTGGGGTGAAGATATCATCGACGGCGATCTTACAGTCTGGGGTAGCAGCGCTCTGCTCAACTATCAGAACGCATGGAACTCCAGCGAGAAGTAAGAAAGTACAATGATCCAGTAAGGATCGCTAGGGCGCATACTCCTTTTTCCAGGGAATGGAGAAGATGAACAAATTATCGACATGGACGAAAGCATACATCATCCTTGTCATTGCTGCAGGAATTTTCCTTTCCTGCCTGAATTATTTGAACTTCCCACCCGACTTCAACCAGGAGCTTTTATTTTTTCTCGCTCTAACGGCGGCAGCTGGTGTCTTCAAAGTCTCCCTTCCCTACTTCGGAACACTCTCCATCGCCTACATCTTCGTATTTGTAACGCTCCTTGTCTTCGGAATCACAGAATCAATATTAGCCAGTATCATCAGCTCTCTTACTGCCTGTCTCTTCAACGTCAAAAAGAAGAATCCTCCTTACAGGATACTCTTCAACATTTTCGCCACAGCCCTTACGTCGGCCGGAGCCGCCAATATCTTCATTTTGATGGGAGGGACACCTGGAATAATATCTGTTCCCGGCGACCTCCGCTCCGTTCTTTTCTATACCTTCTCCTTCTATGTGATCAACACGTTCCTTATCTCAGCTGCCATATCCCTTTCCAGCTCCGAGAGCATCCTGACCATCTGGAAAGAGAACTACCTTTGGACGGCCATCAACTATTTCATCGTCGGATCGTCTGTTGCAATGCTACTCGCCCATCTCCTCCTGAGGTTCAACATCTATATCTTTCTCCTGTCGCTGCCCATCATCTACATCTCTTACTATTCTTTAAAGATCTATCTTGCCAAGGTGGAGAAAGACAAGATGCACAACAAGGAGTTGGCCAATCTTTACCTCTCCATCATCGAGGCGCTCGCATTCGCCATCGATGCTAAGGATCGGACGACGGAAAAGCATCTCCGCAGGGTCCAGAATCTGGCCCTCGGAATCGCCAAGGAGATGGGGATGGAAAAGAACGAGCTGGAAGCGCTCAAGGCAGCTTCCCTCCTCCATGACATCGGAAAGATTGCCGTTCCGGAATACATCCTGAGCAAGCCAGGTAAACTAACACCGGATGAGTTCAAGATCATGAGCACTCATCCGGCAATCGGCGCAAATATCTTAGAGACCGTGAAATTCCCCTATCCTCTTGGGCCTACGGTCAGATACCATCATGAACGATACGATGGAAGCGGTTATCCCGAGGGATTGAAAGCAGCGGCCATCCCACTCGCTGCAAGGATCCTAGCGGTTGTTGACTGCTATGATGCCCTCACAACGGACCGACC from Acidobacteriota bacterium encodes the following:
- a CDS encoding S8 family peptidase, which codes for MKKIQRKKQIVFIASFLLIFLICVLLMMGGSFFAENDAKIAQDLLEKMASVPADTRLSVIIQYDGEPQSQDFTQLGLLGATLLKELPLIDALNAEISADRISELAQSTRVKRVSPDREVHACLNIASPTVGSNSSITYYNLTGRGVTVAVLDSGIVPSKEELTTSDGRSRVVANIDFVNEGTQLGFDYYGHGSYVSGIIGMKTHLDQSGNIILTGIAPEASIASVKVLDSMGRGKVSSVIEGIQWCVEHAGMFNIRILNLSLSHPIYESCTTDPLTLACEKAWNSGLVAVVAAGNHGEDQHGYGTIGSPGNDPFVLTAGATDDLDSTSRSDDILPSFSSKGPALQDYILKPDIMAPGTSVFSVRASGSYLDTTYPANRVSLDGISYPYFQLNGTSVAAAIVSGTAALMIEKEPSLTPSTVKARLMKSADKAFHADIYTRGAGYLNIVSALLESGVAVSSKSPRVLQTTTGVSVEEINWGSGGFWEEHWIWGDEISWGEDIIDGDLTVWGSSALLNYQNAWNSSEK